Genomic DNA from Mixophyes fleayi isolate aMixFle1 chromosome 7, aMixFle1.hap1, whole genome shotgun sequence:
TTTGGAAACCTGTCCAATATTACTGCCATCACTGGTAATCCCAGGGTCCGTGAGCATGGCAAGAAGGTGCTCACCGCTATTGGCAATGCCGTTAAACATCTGGATGATATTAAACATTACCTGGCTGACCTCAGCAAGAGTCACGCCCAGGTGCTGAATGTGGACCCCGAAAACTTCAAGGTACAGTAATAAAGCTGCATGATAGTAGATTACTGTCATTCAATTCTCTTTCAAATAGGTTGATGGAATTAAGTTAGAAAGTAGGAGGAATTTAGTCATGATGACATCAAGTACTAGTCTGACCATTacttaaaaagtattttaaagaaaatagctAATATTATGAAAGAGCAATATATTACGATATAAACTCCATTTTTGCCTATATACCATCTGTaattctctgccttttggctaagatcaagtgtagtatctgttcttatctcGCCTAACACCCGGTGGTCTTAATGCTGATTGTGGCTCATCCATAGCGCAATCCAACACTGGTGAGGGTTGAAACAGGTGTAGACTTTACTGCATGGTGCACCTGTCTTtctcctgcccaaaacccagTGATCTGAAACCTGATTGGGGCTCATCGATATTACAATCTAACACTGGTGAGGAACTGTTAAGGACCCTGTTGCACCCAATCTTAGCCTGCCAGGAACAAGAAGACGAATACGAGGAAGATCGACTCTGAAGAAGAAGCTCTGCTGGATCCTGCCTGCTGGGGAGAATACATCGGGAGCAACTCCAGCTGAAGAAGCCTTCCTCTCCTCGGGACCAGCTCCAGTGGAAGAAGTGCCTCTCCtcagcggaagcccctgctcctctctgcccagcGGGGGGATACCTGCACTGCTCCTGCCACCCCTTCAGAAGATTGCCCTACAGACAAGCCTCTATGCACCAGGAAGAAGAGCCAGGAAGATGGGTtctgctgcagctcctgcctccacccctgctcctgcccctgggaagaaggAAGGAAAGACCACCCTTCCTCTTCCCACCCCCCTTCCAACCTCCCTCCACACTCCTTCCCTCCCTacccctgttgtgacagcacctccctcctgtcctgctgtcacaactccctctccctccccaacCCGCTACCGTCCTCTTCCCaccttcacccctccccctgtcgcaaccctccctcctctctcccctgcagtagcactaaccccctccaccgctactgcagctccctccctttccctggaAGATTTTCCCCCTCTTGTCTCCTGTGCAGGTAAGGGGAACCAACtaaggaggaagaggaaagagcTAGACAGCCCAGCTGGTGGCTCTGACTATTCAAACAAACCAGCGGTCGAGATCGGAGAGGACCTCCTCCTGCAGGAAGAGGATCTGGAAGAGATGGTGGAGGAGTTGCTGGCTCAGGATTCTGAACAGGAGGAGGAAGTGGAGGAATTCCTGCAGCTGCCCAACATCTGCCTCTTCGACCAGCTGGAAGAGAGAGGTCTGCTCCCATCTCACCATGAAgacacgggcagaccggaccaagtcccaccggacaaggagggtaactaatgtattgactgtgctaactttcttttttctcccaactaa
This window encodes:
- the LOC142097764 gene encoding hemoglobin subunit beta-2-like isoform X2: MLWRDPISCWSVLHDSAVYVQKSTMVHWTAEERAAITSAWAKIDLEQDGLDAMSRLLFVYPWTQRYFSSFGNLSNITAITGNPRVREHGKKVLTAIGNAVKHLDDIKHYLADLSKSHAQVLNVDPENFKRNPTLVRVETGVDFTAWCTCLSPAQNPVI